In a single window of the Nodularia spumigena CCY9414 genome:
- the purT gene encoding formate-dependent phosphoribosylglycinamide formyltransferase, translated as MNNSIQLPQKIMLLGSGELGKEFVIAAQRLGNYVIAVDRYANAPAMQVADCSEVISMLSADELEAVVKKHEPNFIVPEIEAIRTEKLAEFEQRGITVIPTAAATNYTMNRDRIRELAHEELGIRTAKYGYASTLEELIAVSEQIGFANVVKPVMSSSGKGQSVVQSAGEVEEAWNYAIANSRGDSQRVIVEEFINFEIEITLLTIKQWNAPTIFCSPIGHRQERGDYQESWQPAGISEDKILQAQAIATKVTDALGGAGIFGVEFFITQDEVIFSELSPRPHDTGMVTLISQNLNEFELHLRAILGLPIPQIELLGASASAVILADKKSDAVAFTGVAEALSVPNVDIKLFGKPTAHPYRRMGVALAKGDHLLEAREKAKKAANQVTMI; from the coding sequence ATGAACAATTCAATTCAATTACCCCAAAAAATTATGCTCTTGGGTTCGGGGGAACTCGGCAAAGAATTTGTGATTGCGGCTCAACGTCTGGGGAATTATGTAATTGCTGTTGACCGCTACGCCAATGCTCCAGCCATGCAGGTTGCTGACTGTTCGGAAGTAATTTCTATGCTGAGTGCTGATGAATTAGAAGCTGTTGTAAAAAAGCATGAACCTAATTTTATTGTACCAGAAATTGAAGCGATTAGAACCGAAAAGTTAGCGGAATTTGAACAACGGGGAATTACAGTTATTCCCACGGCGGCGGCAACTAACTACACCATGAATCGTGATAGAATTAGGGAATTAGCACATGAAGAATTAGGAATTAGAACTGCTAAATATGGTTATGCTTCGACTCTAGAAGAATTAATTGCTGTTTCTGAGCAAATTGGTTTTGCCAATGTGGTTAAACCTGTGATGTCGTCTTCGGGAAAAGGTCAATCTGTTGTCCAAAGTGCGGGTGAAGTTGAAGAGGCTTGGAATTATGCGATCGCTAATTCTAGAGGTGATAGTCAAAGGGTCATAGTTGAAGAATTCATTAACTTTGAAATTGAGATAACTTTGCTCACCATTAAACAGTGGAATGCACCGACAATTTTCTGTTCTCCTATTGGTCATCGTCAAGAAAGAGGCGATTATCAAGAATCTTGGCAACCCGCAGGTATTTCTGAAGACAAAATATTACAAGCTCAAGCAATAGCGACAAAAGTTACTGATGCTTTGGGAGGAGCAGGTATATTTGGTGTCGAGTTTTTCATCACTCAGGATGAAGTGATTTTCTCAGAACTTTCCCCCCGCCCCCATGACACGGGAATGGTAACATTAATTTCACAAAATCTGAATGAATTTGAATTACATTTACGCGCGATTTTAGGCTTACCAATTCCGCAGATAGAACTGTTAGGGGCTTCAGCTAGTGCAGTAATTTTAGCTGATAAAAAGTCTGATGCAGTGGCTTTTACAGGTGTCGCTGAGGCTTTATCAGTTCCCAATGTAGATATTAAACTATTTGGCAAACCTACCGCCCATCCTTATCGACGTATGGGGGTGGCTTTGGCTAAGGGTGATCATCTTCTGGAGGCGAGGGAGAAAGCTAAAAAGGCAGCCAATCAGGTGACGATGATTTAA